Part of the Leptolyngbya sp. BL0902 genome, AATCGCCACCGTCAATGCCTACTGCGTGCTGCCTCTGTACCACGTCAGCGGATTGATGCAAGCCCTGCGTACCCTCGCCACCAACGGCCAACTCATCCTCCAGCCCTACGCCGAGTTAAAACAGGGCCAACCCTTCCCCCTACCAGCGGAAAACCCCGGCTTCCTGTCGCTCGTCCCGACTCAACTACAGGAATTGCTGAACCAAGGCGACACCTACCTGCCCTGGCTGCGGCAATTTCAGGCCATCCTCCTCGGCGGTGCGACTCCCTGGCCCGCCCTGCTCACCCAAGCGCGTACCCTATCCCTACCCCTAGCCCCCACCTACGGCATGACCGAAACCGCCAGCCAAGTCGCCACCCTTCGCCCCGATGAATTCCTGGCTGGGCAAACAGGCAGCGGTCGCCCCCTACCCCACGCCACGATATCCGTCCTGGATGATCACCACCAACCCCAGCCCCCCAACCAACCCGGACGCCTCGCCATTACCGCCCCCTCCCTCTTCAAAGGCTACCTCCGTGTTCCCGACTCCCGACTCCCGACTCCCGACTCCCGACTCCCGACTCCCGACTCCCCCTTCCTCACCGACGACATCGGCTACCTCAATGATCAAGGCTACCTGCACATCCTCGGCCGCCACAGCACCACACTGATCACAGGCGGCGAAAAAGTGCAGCCCGAAGAACTGGAAAGTCTGCTGCTCACGACGGATCTCGTCCAGGCAGTCTGCATCGTCGGTTTGCCCGATGCCCATTGGGGACAGGCGGTTTGCGCCCTAGTGGTGCCGCAACCGGGGGTTGCCCTGGCCCAACTGGCAGATTGGCTGGCTCCCCAAGTGGTGCCCTACAAACGGCCTAAGTATTGGATGGCCGTGAACGCCCTACCCCAAACGGCCCAAGGCAAGGTTGACCGTCGCGCCGCCCTCGCCATGGCCCGCCGCCTGATCACCGATTGATCGCTTGTCCTTGGATAGCGTCATCTTGTGGCTGGACAAATTAGGTCAGCCGAATTGGGGTAGACGGGTTGGGGTAGACGAATTGGGGACGGGCGAATTTGGGACAAGACGAATTGGGTCAGACGAATTGGGGACGGGCGGATCGTCCACTCCAGAAGGCCATCAAGATCCTGTCTGAGAGGGTTTGTTACACTAAGTAAATCGCTGGCGATCCGGCGTTTTTCTTAGCCTGTAAGGATAAATTGGCATGACGGTTGCACCCTCACTCACCCCGCTGCTAAAGACCCACGACCTGCTTTCTAGGGAATACGGGGCCACCCGAAACCGCTTCGACCTCTCCTGGGAGCCCACCCTGGCGGCGCTGCTGGGCCTGGGTCGGTCGGCGGGGGCCGATTTTGTGGAGTTTTTCCTAGAGCGCAGCAACTACATTAGCTGTCAGGCCGAGGACGACGCGATTACCAGCATTTCGCCTCGCATCATCACCGGGGCAGGAGTGCGGGTGTTTTTGGGCAAGGCCGATTGCTACGTCAGCACCAATGACCTCAGTTTTCAGGGATTGAAGTCCGCCCTGGACAAGGCGCTGGGCATCATGGGCCTGACCCTGCCGGGGCCAGCGGCGAACATTTCTGAAATTAACCTCGAACTCCTGCGGGACTATGCCAGCGCTCGGTCTAAGGATGAATGGCTGGCCAACTGTAGCTCCATGCAGGAAATGGGCGATGTGCTCTTGGCCGCCAACGACGCCCTGGCCAAGAACGCCAGCCATGTGCAATCCCGCCGCGCCGTCTACTTCCGCGACTGGCAGGAAGTCCTGGTCGCTGCCAGCGATGGCACCTTTGCCCGCGACATCCGTCTCACCCAGTCCGTCGGCTACAACCTGCTCTGTGCCGATGGCGAGCACCGTTCCTCCATTGGCCAGCGGGCCGGAGACACCAGCAACCCCGCCTTCCTGCGCGAGTGGGACTACGAAAGCACCGCCCAATCCGTGGGCGAATCCGCCGGGAAAATGCTCTACGCCGACTATGTGGAATCTGGCAGCTATCCGGTGATCATGGCCAACCAGTTCGGGGGCGTGATCTTCCACGAAGCCTGCGGCCACCTGCTGGAGACCACCCAAATCGAGCGGGGCACCACGCCGTTTATCGACAAAAAGGGCGAAAAAATTGCCCACGAAAACCTCACGGCCTGGGATGAAGGGCTGTCTCCCGACGCCTTCGGCACCATCGACATGGACGACGAAGGCATGCCCGCCCAGCGCACCCTGCTGATCGAAAACGGCATCCTGCGGAACTTCCTCTCCGACCGAGCGGGCTCCATGCGCACGGGCCACCCTCGCACGGGTAGCGGTCGCCGCCAGGGCTACACCTACGCCGCCGCCTCTCGGATGCGCAACACCTACATCGCTCCTGGGGATTATTCGCTGGATGAACTGTTCGCCTCGGTAGACAAAGGTATCTACTGCAAAAAAATGGGCGGCGGCAGCGTCGGAGCCACGGGCCAATTCAACTTCGGTGTGGATGAAGCCTACCTGATCGAAAACGGCAAAATCACCAAACCCCTCAAGGGTGCCACCCTCATCGGCGAAGCCACCGAGATCATGAACAAAATCTCCATGTGCTCCAACGACCTCGGCCTCGCGGCAGGCTTCTGCGGCTCCATCAGCGGCAGCGTCTACGTCACCGTCGGCCAACCCCACCTCAAAGTAGACGCCATCACCGTCGGAGGCCGCTAGGGTTCTGGGGATTGATGGTTGATGGATTGTAGGGTGCATTCGCGAAGCAATGCACCACCCAGAGTCTCCGCTAGAACAACCAATCCCATCCATTAAACGTGACGCGCTACCGAGATGTGTCGCCACCAACCCACAACACCCCACCCAACCGTAGGGGCGCGGTTTCCTCGCCCTACCCAACCTTGGGTCAGCCATTAGACCCTACTCCCTACTCCCCATTCCCTACTCCCTAACCATGCCAACCATTCAAAACATTGCCGCCTACGCCGAAGCCAGCGCCAAAAAGCTGGGCATTGCCAAGTACGACGTTTACGGGTCTTCCGTAGACGAAACCAGCGTCCAGGTAGACAAGGGCGACCCCAAGCAGGTCAAAGCCTCCAACCGTTCCAGCGTGATTGTGCGCGTGTGGAACGACCAGGGCAAAGTGGGCGTTACCTCCACCAGCGATGTAGACCCCACGGGCATGGATTTGGCCCTCGAAAGCGCCCGTGACGCCAGCGCCTTTGGCGTCGCCGACCACATTCCCGACTTCAGCCCCGAAGCCACCGCCCCCACCGCCGAGGTTGACCTGCCCCCCGTGGAACCCGCCCCCGTGGGAGAGCTGATCCAACAATTGGTCGCCCTCGAAAAGCAGCTCTTAGAGGCCCATCCCGCCATTGCCAGCGTGCCCTACAACGGCCTCGCCCAACGCAGCATCGACCGCTTTTACCTCAACAGTGCCGGAGCCCTACGTCAGGAAGCCCGCTCCTACGCTTCGGTCTACCTCTACAGCAAAACCGAGCAGGAGGGTCGCAAACCTCGTTCTGCCGGGGCGGTGCGGGTGAACCGAGGGTTGCCGCTGCTGGATTTGGACGGTTGCCTGAAGGAAGCCACCGACAAAACCATCAGCCACCTGAACTACGACAAAATCGCCTCCGGCAAGTACCGCGTCGTGTTTTCTGGGGAAGCCTTCCTCAGCCTGTTGGGGGCGTTTTCCAACATGTACAATGCCCAGAGCATCTTGGATCACCGCAGCCTGTCCACCCCCGATTCCCTCGGTAGCGTGGTGGCCTCCGACCTGCTCTCGGTCTACGACGACGCCCTCCACCCCGAAAACATCAGCGCCGAAACCTTTGATGGCGAAGGCACCCCCACCCGCCGCGTTCCCATCATCGAAAAGGGCGTGCTCACCCACTTTCTGCACAGCGCCGGAACGGCCAAACGCATGGGCGCTTCCCCCACAGGCCACGCCAGCATTGGCGCGAAGGTCTCCGTTGGCCCCAGCTACTATCACGTCCTACCGGGGACAGAATCCTCCAGCGAGTTCAGCCTAGACAACGCCAGCAACGTGATTTTGATCGATGACCTGCAAGCCCTCCATGCCGGGGTCAATTCCCTGCAAGGTTCCTTCTCCCTGCCCTTCGACGGCTGGCTGATTAACCAGGGCGAACGGGTCAGCGTCGAATCCGCCACCGTGGCCGGAGACTTCCGCGACCTGCTGAAGGCGATCATCCACGTGGAACCTCACTTGGAAATGACCCCCGGTGGTCTCTGCCCCCGCATTTGGGTGGATGCTCTGTCCATCACTG contains:
- a CDS encoding TldD/PmbA family protein: MPTIQNIAAYAEASAKKLGIAKYDVYGSSVDETSVQVDKGDPKQVKASNRSSVIVRVWNDQGKVGVTSTSDVDPTGMDLALESARDASAFGVADHIPDFSPEATAPTAEVDLPPVEPAPVGELIQQLVALEKQLLEAHPAIASVPYNGLAQRSIDRFYLNSAGALRQEARSYASVYLYSKTEQEGRKPRSAGAVRVNRGLPLLDLDGCLKEATDKTISHLNYDKIASGKYRVVFSGEAFLSLLGAFSNMYNAQSILDHRSLSTPDSLGSVVASDLLSVYDDALHPENISAETFDGEGTPTRRVPIIEKGVLTHFLHSAGTAKRMGASPTGHASIGAKVSVGPSYYHVLPGTESSSEFSLDNASNVILIDDLQALHAGVNSLQGSFSLPFDGWLINQGERVSVESATVAGDFRDLLKAIIHVEPHLEMTPGGLCPRIWVDALSITGEQ
- a CDS encoding AMP-binding protein, producing MTSALPNSLGNHALPSLPSLEDTLQRRWGNPWLLGPEVLPIWPIIDEISQKLAAQPSSLCANPSDYPMAAILVAEVDPVRCLAATLAGLRRGFTVALANPRWGQREWQQVDEVLQPDRSQPLVPDWELYVAKLPPTEIPEIKTPELLITTGGSGGQIKFARHTWETLMASVQGFQAHFQIATVNAYCVLPLYHVSGLMQALRTLATNGQLILQPYAELKQGQPFPLPAENPGFLSLVPTQLQELLNQGDTYLPWLRQFQAILLGGATPWPALLTQARTLSLPLAPTYGMTETASQVATLRPDEFLAGQTGSGRPLPHATISVLDDHHQPQPPNQPGRLAITAPSLFKGYLRVPDSRLPTPDSRLPTPDSPFLTDDIGYLNDQGYLHILGRHSTTLITGGEKVQPEELESLLLTTDLVQAVCIVGLPDAHWGQAVCALVVPQPGVALAQLADWLAPQVVPYKRPKYWMAVNALPQTAQGKVDRRAALAMARRLITD
- a CDS encoding TldD/PmbA family protein, which translates into the protein MTVAPSLTPLLKTHDLLSREYGATRNRFDLSWEPTLAALLGLGRSAGADFVEFFLERSNYISCQAEDDAITSISPRIITGAGVRVFLGKADCYVSTNDLSFQGLKSALDKALGIMGLTLPGPAANISEINLELLRDYASARSKDEWLANCSSMQEMGDVLLAANDALAKNASHVQSRRAVYFRDWQEVLVAASDGTFARDIRLTQSVGYNLLCADGEHRSSIGQRAGDTSNPAFLREWDYESTAQSVGESAGKMLYADYVESGSYPVIMANQFGGVIFHEACGHLLETTQIERGTTPFIDKKGEKIAHENLTAWDEGLSPDAFGTIDMDDEGMPAQRTLLIENGILRNFLSDRAGSMRTGHPRTGSGRRQGYTYAAASRMRNTYIAPGDYSLDELFASVDKGIYCKKMGGGSVGATGQFNFGVDEAYLIENGKITKPLKGATLIGEATEIMNKISMCSNDLGLAAGFCGSISGSVYVTVGQPHLKVDAITVGGR